Part of the Syntrophobacterales bacterium genome is shown below.
CTGGATCGACGTTTCTGAACCTGCCCTGTTCATTCCCCTGGACGATTGCCCCTTCGAGAAGGGAGACCCAGTTGTTTACCCACTGGTGGTAAATGTGTCGGCACTCTTCGTCGCGCACGGCCATCGAGGTGAAATCGAACAGAAGCGGGTACCCTGTATTGACATCGGGGTCGCCGCCGTCATACAGCCAGCCGAACGAGAGAAGCTTGTCCATGGGACATTGAAGGGAAGCCATGGTTTCTTTGCTCCGCTGAAAAATACCGTCAAAAAAGGTCTGGAACACCCCTTTCACCAGAGAATCCTTGGAGGAGTAGTAATAGGCCATGCCGCCTTTCGATATGCCGGATTCTTTGGCGATGTCGTCAAGGGTCGTGTTGCATATCCCCAGCTCCGAGAATTTTTTCAGCGCCGCCTTGGCGATTTGCGCTTTCCGGATGTCCTCAAGAGTGGCGACCTTGCCCACGATATTATCCCCCCTGTAAATAAATTCGGCTGCGCAGATTTTTTTTCGGACGACTGGATTAAACGTGTAAATTAAAACCCTTCATAAGTCAAGTTATTTTCTGTAAGGGTCATACTGAGCACGGCCATAGAAAATGGCGGACAAATAATCTGATTTAGCCAAGAAGGGTGAGGGGAAGTAAAAGGAGCCCCCTCGCGTTTCTTGGCCGATTCGATGAAGGGACTCCTGCCCAGAGAAAGGCAGGGGGGATGATAACACCAGAGATTATACAAAGCAAATCACTTTTTATTCTGTGGAAAACGGCAGACGGCAGGCGGAGGCGTCCCGCCCGGACACATGCACTCAGAACCTGCATCACAGTTCGCGATTCTCGGGGGAGCAGGCTATTCGTAGATTTTTTCGTCCGCGGCGAACGCCTCGGCGGCATCCGCCTCGTAATCGCGCCTGTTCGGGGTTTCCCGGTTTTTTTGTGCCTCTTTGTACCATTCGTGGGCGACAATCATCGACATGACCTCGCTTGTGCCGGTCCAGATCGTCGCCAGCCGGATATCGCGAAAAATCCGCTCCACCGGAAAGACATTCGTATAGCCAATCCCCCCCAGAACCTGCAGCGAGTTATGAGCCGCCTTCTGACACGATTCGGTAATGAATCGCTTGGACTCGGAGATCAGGCGCCTCGCCTTGTCGGTCGGCACGCCGGCGTCTATCGCCCGGCAGGTGGCATAGCCCAGCGAACGCGCAGCATCGAGCAGCATCGCCGCCTCCGCGATCTGGAAACTGACTCCCTGAAACGAGTTCAGGGTTTGGCCGAACGCCTTGCGTCTCGTCGTATAGTGGGTCGCAATATCGAGGGCCACCCGGGCGGAACCGATCGTCATGATCGCCGTTCCGAGACGCTCCGGGATCATCATCGTATTGAAGATGTCGTAACCGCCGTTCAAGCGTCCCACGACGTTTTCCTTCGGCACCCGGACGTCCGTAAATACAACCCGGGCCGTTCCCCCGCCGCGGCTTCCCATCAGGCTGTAAAGATATTTCGTTTCGACGCCGGGACCGCGCTCCACGATAAAGGCGGTGATGGAGGCCTGCGGCTTTGTCGCCGGATCAAAATTTGTTTTGGCGTACAGCAGAAAATAGTCGGCCCCTTCGCCGCCGACAATGAAGCGTTTCTGACCGTTCAAGAGGAAATAATCACCCTGATCCTCAGCCTTTGAAACGGCTCCGAAAAAATCCGATCCACCCCTTGGTTCAGTCAAACCCTCCGCCGCAAAAATTTCCCCTTTCAAGAGAGGTCTGACGTATTTCTCCTTCTGTTCATCGGTTCCGTGTTGGATAAGCGCGTCGCAGACAAGCTCCGCGCCGACGCCAAAAACGCACGCAAGTTCATAGCTTAAGGTTCCGATCTCCTCGAGAACCATCCCGGTCGTCACCCAGTCCATCCCGCGCCCGCCCCACTGCTTGGGATAGCGGCAGCCCAGCAGGTTGCGACGTCCCGCTTCCTGGAGAAATTCCTTCGGAAATTTTATTTCATCCTTGTCCATGGCAAGGATAAGCTCGCGGGGAACCCATTGGACGAAGTCCCGCACCTCCTCCCGAAATTTGAGCTGCTCGTTGGTCAGCAAAAAATCAAACATGTTGCCCTCCAAAGCTAAAAACGCCCTGCTGTTATTGATAACGGCAGGGCGTTTGCCTTATTGCACGCTATTTTTTCCAGGTAGCCAGTTCGTTGGCGGTCCAGTCCTGCAGCAGAATGGCTTTTGCG
Proteins encoded:
- a CDS encoding TetR/AcrR family transcriptional regulator, giving the protein MGKVATLEDIRKAQIAKAALKKFSELGICNTTLDDIAKESGISKGGMAYYYSSKDSLVKGVFQTFFDGIFQRSKETMASLQCPMDKLLSFGWLYDGGDPDVNTGYPLLFDFTSMAVRDEECRHIYHQWVNNWVSLLEGAIVQGNEQGRFRNVDPEPAARLISSLYHGIAMRWYLDRGTHSTEWAVQSFTKAITALMEGNASK
- a CDS encoding acyl-CoA/acyl-ACP dehydrogenase, with protein sequence MFDFLLTNEQLKFREEVRDFVQWVPRELILAMDKDEIKFPKEFLQEAGRRNLLGCRYPKQWGGRGMDWVTTGMVLEEIGTLSYELACVFGVGAELVCDALIQHGTDEQKEKYVRPLLKGEIFAAEGLTEPRGGSDFFGAVSKAEDQGDYFLLNGQKRFIVGGEGADYFLLYAKTNFDPATKPQASITAFIVERGPGVETKYLYSLMGSRGGGTARVVFTDVRVPKENVVGRLNGGYDIFNTMMIPERLGTAIMTIGSARVALDIATHYTTRRKAFGQTLNSFQGVSFQIAEAAMLLDAARSLGYATCRAIDAGVPTDKARRLISESKRFITESCQKAAHNSLQVLGGIGYTNVFPVERIFRDIRLATIWTGTSEVMSMIVAHEWYKEAQKNRETPNRRDYEADAAEAFAADEKIYE